From Gimesia panareensis, the proteins below share one genomic window:
- a CDS encoding IclR family transcriptional regulator translates to MSYRVPALEKGLEVLELLSGISQPLSLTDIADRLGRTKQELFRVMACLNEQGYLIRDANQGYRMSTKLFELGSKHASTEALIARATPHMENLTHELSESCHLNLVVRNKMLVIARVNCDADVSLAVRVGASFKLHERNSGHVALAYLSADQRSKYWEQTGLSAAEIEQCESEFAATRRAGYRTMESSLIVGVRDTATPILGADGKLLAVLCVSHILRVGESEDSTRISSAMLECAQAISSEFGPTMLNPSGASAQTAT, encoded by the coding sequence TTGTCATACCGAGTACCGGCTCTGGAGAAGGGTTTGGAGGTGCTGGAGCTGTTGTCTGGGATCTCGCAGCCACTCTCACTGACCGACATCGCAGACCGTCTGGGACGGACCAAACAGGAGCTGTTTCGGGTGATGGCCTGTCTGAATGAGCAGGGGTATCTGATCCGCGATGCGAACCAGGGCTACCGCATGAGTACCAAGTTGTTCGAACTGGGCTCGAAGCACGCCAGTACGGAAGCGCTGATTGCCCGCGCCACGCCGCATATGGAAAATCTGACGCACGAACTAAGCGAGTCGTGTCACCTGAATCTGGTCGTACGGAACAAGATGCTGGTGATTGCCCGCGTCAACTGCGATGCCGACGTTTCGCTGGCGGTTCGTGTCGGAGCCAGTTTTAAACTGCACGAACGCAACAGCGGACACGTGGCCCTGGCTTACCTGTCGGCAGACCAGCGGAGCAAATACTGGGAACAAACAGGGCTGTCTGCCGCCGAGATTGAGCAGTGCGAAAGCGAATTTGCTGCGACCCGTAGGGCCGGCTATCGCACTATGGAAAGTTCTCTGATCGTCGGTGTCAGGGATACGGCAACACCGATTCTGGGCGCCGATGGAAAACTGCTGGCGGTCCTGTGTGTTTCACATATCCTGCGGGTCGGCGAGTCGGAAGATTCCACCCGGATCTCGTCCGCGATGCTCGAATGTGCTCAGGCCATCTCCAGCGAATTTGGACCAACCATGCTCAACCCGTCTGGTGCTTCGGCCCAGACCGCGACATAA
- a CDS encoding SpoVR family protein, whose translation MVVTTHRPLPKELSDIQQEMEQHALDYGLDFFKTIFEVLDYEELSMFAAYGGFPIRYPHWRFGAQYDELMKGYSYGLQKIYEMVINTDPCYAYLLSANDITDQKLVIAHVYGHCDFFKNNAWFSQTNRKMLDQMANHATRVNRHIDNHGYETVETFIDTCLSLESLIDPYAPHIRRTHKAESKADTKRRIAEDAESTGGRFPAKNYMDRYINPEDALEEEANQKRQKAIELSDQLKFPKERVRDVLFFLLQYAPLEDWQRDILTIIRDEAYYFAPQGQTKIMNEGWASFWHSTIMTRHGLTDEGLINYADHHSGTMATSPNRLNPYKLGIELLKDIEERWNKGQFGPEYDNCTDMYEREHWDKDLGLGREKIFEVRRIHNDITFIDTFLTPEFCFKHRMFSFAYNDSNKTYEIQSREFQQIKQQLLNSLSNHGRPVIYVQDANYKNRGELYLEHEYMGIELKLDYAQDTLANLHSIWKRPVNIGTVVDDRPTILSYDGKKHSTNSKEKQ comes from the coding sequence ATGGTCGTCACAACTCACCGCCCCTTACCTAAAGAACTCAGCGATATCCAGCAGGAGATGGAGCAGCATGCGCTCGATTACGGCCTCGATTTCTTCAAAACCATCTTTGAAGTTCTCGACTACGAAGAGCTGAGCATGTTCGCCGCTTACGGCGGGTTCCCCATCCGTTATCCCCACTGGCGGTTTGGCGCGCAGTACGACGAGTTGATGAAAGGCTACTCGTACGGTCTGCAGAAAATTTATGAAATGGTGATTAACACCGATCCCTGCTACGCCTACCTGCTGAGTGCCAATGATATCACCGACCAGAAACTGGTGATCGCCCACGTCTACGGCCATTGTGACTTTTTCAAAAACAATGCCTGGTTTTCCCAGACGAACCGCAAGATGCTCGATCAGATGGCCAACCATGCCACCCGCGTGAATCGCCACATCGATAATCACGGTTACGAAACGGTCGAGACCTTTATCGATACCTGTCTTTCTCTGGAAAGTCTGATTGACCCGTATGCGCCACACATTCGACGTACGCATAAAGCGGAGTCGAAGGCAGATACGAAAAGACGTATCGCAGAGGATGCGGAAAGTACCGGGGGCCGTTTCCCCGCCAAGAATTACATGGATCGCTACATCAATCCGGAAGACGCTCTGGAAGAAGAAGCGAATCAGAAACGGCAGAAAGCCATTGAACTCTCTGATCAGTTGAAGTTTCCCAAAGAACGCGTGCGGGATGTACTGTTCTTTCTGTTACAGTATGCTCCCCTGGAAGACTGGCAGCGGGATATCCTGACGATCATCCGTGACGAAGCCTATTACTTCGCCCCACAGGGACAGACCAAGATCATGAATGAAGGCTGGGCCAGTTTCTGGCATTCCACCATCATGACCCGTCACGGTCTGACGGATGAAGGCCTGATCAACTATGCCGATCATCACAGCGGCACGATGGCCACCAGTCCGAATCGACTCAATCCCTACAAGCTGGGGATTGAACTGCTCAAGGATATCGAAGAACGCTGGAACAAGGGACAGTTCGGTCCTGAGTATGACAACTGCACCGACATGTACGAGAGAGAACACTGGGACAAGGACCTCGGGCTCGGTCGGGAAAAGATTTTCGAAGTCCGTCGCATTCATAACGACATCACTTTCATCGATACGTTTCTGACTCCGGAGTTCTGCTTTAAACATCGCATGTTCTCGTTTGCCTATAACGATTCCAACAAGACCTACGAAATTCAGTCACGGGAATTTCAGCAGATCAAGCAACAGCTGTTGAACAGCCTCAGCAATCATGGGCGGCCCGTCATCTACGTGCAGGATGCCAACTATAAAAACCGGGGCGAATTGTATCTGGAACACGAATACATGGGCATCGAGCTCAAACTCGACTATGCCCAGGATACACTGGCCAACCTGCATTCGATCTGGAAGCGTCCGGTGAATATCGGCACCGTCGTGGATGACCGGCCCACAATCCTGAGTTACGACGGCAAAAAACATTCTACAAACTCCAAAGAAAAGCAATAA
- a CDS encoding DUF444 family protein → MVRRIDRDQQRFDKIIKGKVRQQLRKYINHGEMIGRKGRETVSIPVPNIEIPHFQHGEKGSGGVGQGEGEVGQPIGRGKSDGDGQGQAGNEKGQHIREVELTLDELADMLGEALELPRIEPKGDDALTSKKDRYTSIRPTGPDSLRHFKRTYKRALRRMIATNNYDPKDPMIVPTKDDERFRSWKTVTEPHTNAAVIYMMDVSGSMTDVQKEIVRTEAFWIDTWLKSQYDGIERRYIVHDAVAHEVDEDTFYRVRESGGTRISSAYRAADHIIQRDFPPSLWNIYCFQFSDGDNWGEDNSECIENLKQNLFPVCNLFCYGQVRSPYGSGDFIKELRKVEEEFDNLILSEIEDKEGIYGSIKTFLGTGK, encoded by the coding sequence ATGGTGCGCAGAATTGATCGAGACCAGCAACGGTTCGATAAAATTATCAAAGGGAAGGTCCGCCAGCAGCTCCGGAAATACATCAATCACGGAGAGATGATCGGCCGCAAGGGACGCGAAACCGTCAGTATTCCCGTGCCCAATATCGAGATTCCCCACTTTCAGCATGGTGAGAAGGGGAGCGGCGGTGTCGGACAGGGGGAAGGCGAAGTTGGTCAGCCCATCGGCCGCGGCAAATCAGACGGAGACGGGCAGGGACAGGCCGGCAACGAAAAAGGCCAGCATATTCGGGAAGTCGAACTGACCCTCGACGAACTGGCCGACATGCTCGGGGAAGCGCTGGAACTGCCGCGGATCGAACCCAAAGGCGACGATGCCCTGACGTCGAAAAAAGACCGCTACACATCGATCCGGCCGACCGGTCCCGACTCGCTGCGTCATTTCAAACGCACCTACAAACGGGCCCTCCGCCGGATGATCGCCACGAATAATTACGATCCCAAGGATCCCATGATCGTGCCGACGAAGGATGACGAACGGTTTCGCAGCTGGAAAACCGTCACCGAACCGCACACCAACGCGGCCGTGATCTACATGATGGATGTCTCGGGTTCCATGACCGACGTCCAGAAGGAAATTGTTCGCACAGAAGCGTTCTGGATCGATACCTGGCTCAAAAGCCAGTACGACGGTATCGAACGACGCTACATTGTGCACGACGCTGTCGCTCATGAAGTGGATGAAGATACGTTTTACCGTGTCCGCGAAAGCGGCGGGACGCGTATCTCATCCGCTTACCGGGCAGCAGACCACATTATTCAACGGGACTTCCCCCCCTCACTCTGGAACATTTACTGTTTCCAGTTTTCCGATGGAGACAACTGGGGAGAAGACAACTCGGAATGCATCGAAAACTTGAAGCAGAACCTGTTTCCAGTCTGTAACCTCTTCTGTTATGGACAGGTCAGAAGTCCCTACGGTTCTGGTGACTTCATCAAGGAACTGCGCAAGGTCGAAGAAGAATTTGATAACCTGATTCTTTCAGAAATCGAAGATAAAGAGGGCATCTACGGCTCGATTAAAACGTTTCTGGGAACAGGAAAATAA
- a CDS encoding PrkA family serine protein kinase has protein sequence MENGRSFLTRISGQLNSDLFRQEHWQGTFDEYLDIVRKDHKVTRTAFQRVYDMIMSYGTYPVEGKKGLIRYRFFDDPVNDGRDGIFGLSKPLMELVNVFKSAALKYGSERRVLLLHGPVGSSKSTIARLLKQGLERYSRTEEGAVYTFGWKEDDGMILWDPMNGDPLQLVPMKYRQELCDYLNEGRDPDDESSYSVEITGEVCPLSRFIFNERLAKADGDWTKVMEQIVVKRIIFSEQDRIGIGTFQPKDEKNQDSTELTGDINYRKIAEFGSESDPRAFNFDGEFNVSNRGLIEFIEVLKLDVAFLYDLLGASQEHKIKPKKFAQTDIDTVIIGHTNEPEYRRLQSNEFMEALRDRTVKIDVPYVTKLSEEVKIYEKDYNSKRVRGKHIAPHTLEIGAMWAVLTRLETPKHHGLTLIQKMHLYNGRSLPGFTTENVEQLRKEAKSEGLFGISPRYVQDKISNALVVNSHSSNLNPFMLLNELEEGLKHHSLIANDDMRDHYRQLITVVKEEYTDIVKNEVQRAIAADEEALTRLCGNYLDNVKAYTQKERVKNKFTGEYEEPDERLMRSIEERIDIPETRKDDFRREIMNYIGALSLDGKTFDYKTNERLQKALEMKLFEDQKDTIKLTSLVSNVVDAETQEKIDIVKARLIRNYGYDEESATDVLQYVASIFARGDSKKNSDAA, from the coding sequence ATGGAAAATGGTCGATCATTTTTAACCCGAATTTCAGGTCAGCTGAATTCAGATCTGTTTCGTCAGGAACACTGGCAGGGGACTTTCGACGAGTACCTTGATATTGTTCGCAAAGACCACAAGGTGACTCGCACCGCGTTTCAACGCGTGTACGACATGATTATGAGCTACGGCACCTATCCCGTAGAGGGCAAAAAAGGACTCATCCGCTATCGCTTTTTTGATGATCCCGTCAACGATGGCCGCGATGGTATTTTCGGTCTTTCCAAGCCGCTGATGGAACTCGTCAACGTCTTCAAGTCAGCCGCCCTCAAGTATGGCAGTGAACGCCGCGTGCTCCTGCTGCACGGTCCGGTCGGAAGCTCCAAGTCAACCATTGCCCGACTGCTCAAGCAGGGGCTGGAGCGCTACTCCCGTACGGAAGAAGGGGCCGTCTATACCTTCGGCTGGAAAGAAGACGACGGCATGATTCTCTGGGATCCCATGAACGGGGATCCGCTGCAACTGGTGCCCATGAAATATCGCCAGGAGCTCTGTGATTACCTCAACGAAGGTCGCGATCCGGATGATGAATCGTCCTATTCGGTCGAGATCACCGGCGAAGTCTGCCCGTTGAGCCGTTTCATCTTCAATGAACGCCTGGCAAAAGCGGACGGCGACTGGACCAAGGTGATGGAACAGATCGTGGTCAAACGCATTATCTTCTCCGAACAGGATCGGATCGGCATCGGTACCTTCCAGCCCAAGGACGAAAAGAACCAGGATTCGACTGAGCTCACCGGTGATATCAATTACCGTAAAATCGCCGAGTTCGGCAGCGAAAGCGACCCGCGGGCGTTCAACTTCGATGGCGAGTTCAACGTCTCCAACCGGGGACTGATCGAATTCATCGAAGTGCTCAAACTGGATGTCGCCTTCCTCTACGATCTGCTCGGTGCCTCACAGGAGCATAAGATCAAGCCGAAGAAATTCGCACAGACTGATATCGATACCGTGATTATCGGGCATACGAACGAACCCGAATACCGGCGTCTGCAGTCCAATGAATTCATGGAAGCCCTCCGCGACCGGACGGTGAAGATCGATGTGCCTTACGTCACCAAGCTGAGTGAAGAGGTCAAGATCTACGAGAAGGATTACAATTCCAAACGCGTGCGCGGGAAGCACATTGCTCCGCATACACTGGAAATCGGCGCGATGTGGGCGGTCCTCACGCGACTGGAAACGCCCAAGCATCACGGGCTGACCCTGATTCAGAAAATGCACCTCTACAACGGCCGATCTCTGCCCGGCTTCACGACTGAGAACGTCGAGCAGCTGCGCAAGGAAGCCAAGTCGGAAGGTCTGTTCGGAATTTCGCCCCGCTATGTGCAGGACAAGATTTCGAACGCCCTGGTAGTCAATTCGCACAGCTCCAACCTGAACCCGTTCATGCTGCTCAATGAACTGGAAGAGGGGCTCAAGCATCACTCGCTGATTGCCAACGATGACATGCGCGATCATTACCGCCAGTTGATTACCGTCGTGAAAGAGGAGTACACCGATATCGTGAAGAATGAAGTACAACGTGCGATTGCCGCTGACGAAGAGGCACTCACCCGTCTGTGCGGCAACTATCTCGATAACGTGAAGGCCTACACGCAGAAGGAACGTGTCAAAAACAAGTTTACCGGCGAATACGAAGAGCCGGATGAACGCCTGATGCGGTCGATCGAAGAACGCATCGACATTCCCGAAACGCGTAAAGACGATTTCCGCCGCGAAATCATGAACTACATCGGTGCCCTGTCCCTGGACGGCAAGACATTCGATTACAAGACCAACGAACGCCTGCAGAAGGCGCTGGAAATGAAACTGTTCGAAGATCAGAAGGACACAATCAAACTGACCAGTCTGGTTTCGAACGTGGTCGATGCAGAAACGCAAGAAAAGATCGATATCGTCAAAGCCCGTCTGATCCGCAATTACGGCTACGACGAAGAATCGGCGACCGACGTGCTGCAGTACGTTGCCAGCATCTTCGCCCGCGGCGATTCCAAGAAGAACAGTGACGCCGCATAA
- a CDS encoding PSD1 and planctomycete cytochrome C domain-containing protein: MPASLRDCFFSFVTQTTTGLFTLICLLTLSPVNAAEQKPNQEQVHFFESKIRPLLIKHCYDCHGEDAQESGLRVDNFEGIVKGGKAGSLIVPGKPEQSLLITAVNYQSNDLQMPPEEKLSKQEIKDLSDWVKMGAPYPNADLSKLRAASDKGKYDLEKEREFWSFKPVRKPALPKVKNQEWVKNPIDQFVLHKLEAAGLQPASPADKRTLIRRTTFDLTGLPPTPEEIENFLNDTSPNAFEKVVDRLLASPHYGEHWGRHWLDVARYADSNGLDENIAYGTAWKYRDYVVNAFNKDKPYDVFLKEQLAGDLMEPAESVAQRNERLIATGFLSLGPKVLAEVDATKMEMDIIDEQINTIGVSMMGLTLGCARCHDHKFDPISAHDYYGLAGILKSTKIMEHYNKVARWYENPLATPEQLKEQAEWDQKIKVEEDKIAALVKSENERLQKEGGKDFKLPAKPEGSYAKEAQAELKNLRAEVASLKKARPEIPTALGAAEREITDVPIHIRGSHLTLGETVPRHVPVVLTPEPKTPFPQEQSGRLKFAEWLVNREHPLTSRVITNRVWRWHFGKGIVATTDNFGKLGAKPTNQPLLDWMAATLMDEGWSLKDLHRMILLSNTWQMSSEWNAKAAAVDPDNQLLWHADIRRLEAESIRDSMLAVSDGLDLTMGGSLMNVANRAFVFNHESKDGVTYDFNRRSLYLPVIRNHLFGMFMLFDYADASVLNGNRSSTTVAPQALFMLNSHLIENASQRMADQIQHETSLSPEQKIQKLFLKSFGRMPTEMEITKSLQFLEEVEQDFQTETSSSEERITRAWQVLCQSLLASSEFIYLR, encoded by the coding sequence ATGCCTGCGAGTTTACGAGATTGTTTCTTTTCTTTCGTAACACAGACGACTACCGGACTGTTTACACTGATCTGTCTGCTGACGCTCTCTCCCGTCAACGCAGCCGAGCAGAAACCGAACCAGGAACAGGTTCACTTCTTCGAGTCCAAAATCCGACCACTGCTGATCAAGCACTGCTACGACTGTCACGGCGAAGATGCCCAGGAGTCGGGCCTGCGTGTCGACAACTTTGAGGGCATCGTCAAAGGGGGCAAAGCCGGCTCCCTGATCGTACCCGGTAAACCGGAGCAGAGTCTGTTGATCACGGCGGTGAACTATCAGTCGAACGATTTGCAGATGCCCCCCGAAGAGAAGCTGAGCAAACAGGAAATCAAGGACCTGAGTGACTGGGTCAAGATGGGGGCACCGTATCCCAATGCCGATCTGAGCAAGCTGCGTGCTGCCAGCGACAAGGGCAAATACGATCTGGAAAAGGAGCGTGAGTTCTGGTCCTTCAAGCCCGTACGCAAACCCGCTCTGCCGAAAGTCAAAAACCAGGAGTGGGTGAAAAATCCCATTGACCAGTTTGTCCTGCACAAGCTGGAAGCAGCAGGCCTGCAACCTGCCTCGCCTGCCGACAAACGCACGCTGATTCGACGGACCACGTTTGACCTGACCGGACTGCCTCCCACGCCGGAAGAAATCGAGAACTTCCTCAACGATACTTCTCCGAATGCGTTTGAGAAAGTAGTCGATCGCCTGCTGGCCTCGCCGCATTACGGTGAGCACTGGGGCCGACACTGGCTGGACGTGGCCCGCTATGCGGATTCCAACGGCCTGGATGAAAACATCGCCTACGGCACCGCCTGGAAGTACCGGGATTATGTCGTCAATGCCTTCAATAAAGATAAACCGTATGACGTGTTCCTGAAGGAGCAGTTGGCCGGCGATCTGATGGAACCGGCTGAGAGCGTGGCGCAGCGGAATGAACGACTGATCGCGACCGGCTTCCTCTCGCTGGGCCCCAAAGTCCTTGCGGAAGTCGATGCCACTAAAATGGAAATGGATATCATCGACGAGCAGATCAATACGATCGGCGTCTCCATGATGGGGCTGACCCTGGGGTGTGCCCGCTGCCATGATCACAAATTCGATCCGATTTCTGCCCACGATTACTATGGTCTGGCAGGGATTCTCAAAAGTACCAAGATCATGGAACACTATAATAAGGTGGCCCGCTGGTACGAAAATCCCCTGGCAACACCGGAACAGCTCAAGGAGCAGGCCGAATGGGATCAGAAGATTAAAGTCGAAGAAGACAAAATCGCAGCTCTGGTCAAATCAGAAAATGAACGCTTGCAGAAAGAGGGGGGTAAAGACTTCAAACTTCCCGCGAAGCCGGAAGGTTCTTATGCCAAAGAGGCCCAGGCGGAATTGAAGAATCTGCGGGCCGAGGTGGCATCGCTGAAAAAGGCCCGTCCTGAAATCCCTACCGCATTGGGGGCAGCAGAACGGGAAATCACCGATGTGCCGATTCATATTCGGGGCAGCCATCTGACGCTGGGCGAAACCGTGCCCCGGCACGTTCCCGTCGTCTTGACTCCTGAACCCAAAACACCCTTCCCCCAAGAGCAGAGCGGTCGCCTGAAGTTCGCCGAGTGGCTGGTCAACCGCGAGCATCCACTGACTTCCCGGGTGATTACCAACCGGGTCTGGCGCTGGCACTTTGGTAAGGGGATTGTAGCCACAACCGATAACTTCGGGAAACTGGGCGCAAAGCCGACCAATCAACCACTCCTGGACTGGATGGCCGCTACCCTGATGGATGAGGGCTGGTCGCTCAAGGATCTCCATCGCATGATTCTGCTCTCCAATACCTGGCAGATGAGCAGCGAATGGAATGCGAAAGCGGCTGCCGTCGATCCCGATAACCAGTTGCTCTGGCACGCGGATATCCGCCGCCTCGAAGCCGAATCGATTCGCGATTCGATGCTGGCGGTCAGTGACGGGCTGGACCTCACCATGGGCGGGTCGCTGATGAACGTTGCCAACCGCGCGTTTGTCTTCAATCACGAATCCAAAGATGGCGTCACATATGATTTCAACCGACGCTCCCTCTACCTGCCGGTAATTCGCAACCACCTGTTTGGCATGTTCATGCTGTTCGATTATGCGGACGCCAGCGTCCTCAACGGGAACCGGTCGTCGACCACGGTCGCTCCGCAGGCGCTGTTCATGCTCAACAGTCATCTGATCGAAAATGCGTCGCAGCGGATGGCGGATCAGATTCAGCATGAAACATCCCTGTCACCCGAACAAAAGATTCAGAAACTGTTTCTGAAATCATTCGGACGCATGCCGACAGAAATGGAAATCACGAAATCATTGCAGTTCCTGGAGGAAGTTGAACAGGATTTCCAGACTGAAACGAGTTCTTCGGAAGAACGGATCACACGTGCCTGGCAGGTGCTCTGCCAGTCGCTGTTGGCGTCGAGTGAATTCATCTATCTGCGATAG
- a CDS encoding aminotransferase class V-fold PLP-dependent enzyme — protein MLNLQTRNQDFPSLQERVYLNTAAEGIPPLQVKAAFDQYFQDKLLGMDGRKFHEAQWDAAKALIAGMYGLSAEEVSICSCSSEAFNLAYQALQLKEGDEVIISDLDFPASYTFGLQQSCPATIKIWKARDWELRLEDLQSLLTDKTRVVSISLVSFFNGFMIPLKEVVQTIRENSSALIALDVTQALGRIPLDLTDIDLVISSTHKWILASHGGGLVGVPSKKASEWTVPAGGWFNLKDAFGDQRFEKAESLPGAASFTVGMPNYPAVYAIRAALQYISETGVEQIDRAATPLVEACLAGLKKVDVELISPQSAENLAGIIAFRHPEAEQIYQHLHSKQIHPMYHAGRIRVALHGYNTMDDVETFLRELHHALSKNFVGN, from the coding sequence ATGCTGAATTTACAAACACGGAATCAGGATTTTCCCAGTCTGCAGGAGCGGGTCTACCTCAATACTGCTGCCGAAGGCATTCCGCCACTGCAGGTCAAAGCCGCCTTCGATCAGTATTTCCAGGACAAACTGCTCGGAATGGATGGTCGCAAATTTCATGAAGCCCAATGGGATGCCGCCAAGGCACTGATTGCCGGCATGTACGGTTTGAGTGCTGAGGAAGTCAGTATCTGCTCCTGCAGTTCCGAGGCGTTCAACCTGGCTTACCAGGCCCTGCAACTCAAAGAGGGCGATGAAGTCATCATCAGCGATCTGGATTTCCCCGCCAGTTATACCTTTGGCCTGCAGCAGAGTTGTCCCGCGACGATCAAAATCTGGAAAGCCCGCGACTGGGAACTGCGTCTGGAAGATCTGCAGTCACTGCTCACGGATAAAACCCGCGTGGTCAGCATTTCGCTGGTCAGCTTTTTCAATGGATTCATGATCCCGCTCAAGGAAGTGGTTCAGACGATTCGGGAAAATTCATCCGCCCTGATTGCGTTAGATGTGACTCAGGCCTTAGGCCGCATCCCCCTGGACCTGACAGACATCGATCTGGTGATCAGCAGTACTCACAAATGGATTCTGGCTTCGCATGGCGGCGGGCTCGTCGGAGTGCCGTCAAAGAAGGCCAGCGAGTGGACTGTTCCCGCCGGAGGCTGGTTTAATCTGAAGGACGCTTTTGGCGACCAGCGGTTTGAAAAAGCCGAAAGCCTGCCTGGTGCGGCCAGTTTTACGGTCGGTATGCCGAACTACCCGGCCGTGTATGCGATCCGCGCCGCGCTGCAGTACATTTCGGAAACCGGAGTCGAGCAGATCGATCGGGCGGCAACACCCCTGGTGGAAGCCTGTCTCGCAGGACTCAAAAAAGTGGATGTCGAGTTGATTTCACCCCAGAGTGCGGAAAATCTGGCGGGAATTATCGCCTTCCGCCATCCGGAAGCGGAACAGATTTACCAACACCTGCACAGTAAACAGATTCATCCCATGTACCACGCGGGCCGGATTCGCGTGGCCCTGCATGGCTACAATACCATGGACGATGTGGAGACCTTCCTGAGGGAACTGCACCACGCCCTGTCGAAGAATTTTGTCGGAAATTAG
- a CDS encoding DUF1501 domain-containing protein encodes MSILPQSLFSRRDLLKKSAIGFGNLALLSMLNEESKAASSKDPLAPKQPHFTPRAKRVIFLFMKGGPSHMDTFDYKPQLQKYDGKPLPFDKPRVQFAPTGNLLKSPWKFKQYGESGIHVSELFPHVAECVDDLCILNSVYGTNAAHGGALLKLHTGSDAFVRPSMGSWVTYGLGTENQNLPGFITICPTLAHGGVKNWSSAFLPAPYQGTPLGNAAVAAENAQIEYIKNTFLSRKVQRKQVEFMNELNRMHQDQTGPNQVLDARIGSFELAFRMQEEVPQVQDISDESEATQKMYGLDQKETADFGRQCLMARRFAERGVRFIQVSHSDQKVQWDQHSNLYEGHTKNAKEVDQPIAALLKDLKQRGLLKDTLVVWGGEFGRTPTAQGKNGRDHNPEGFTMWMAGGGVKAGFQYGATDEFGYYATKDKMHIHDFHATMLHILGMNHEQLTYRYAGRDFRLTDIAGHVAHGVLA; translated from the coding sequence ATGAGTATCCTGCCTCAATCACTGTTTTCCCGCCGGGATCTGTTAAAGAAATCAGCAATTGGTTTCGGAAATCTCGCGCTGCTCTCCATGTTGAATGAAGAGTCCAAAGCAGCCTCGTCGAAAGATCCACTGGCTCCCAAACAGCCACATTTTACGCCGCGTGCCAAGCGGGTGATCTTCCTGTTCATGAAGGGAGGCCCCTCCCACATGGACACGTTCGATTACAAGCCCCAGCTGCAGAAATACGACGGCAAACCGCTGCCCTTCGATAAACCCCGGGTGCAGTTTGCTCCTACCGGCAATCTGTTGAAGTCGCCCTGGAAGTTCAAGCAGTACGGCGAGAGCGGAATTCATGTGAGCGAACTGTTTCCCCATGTCGCAGAATGCGTGGACGATCTCTGTATTCTCAACTCGGTCTATGGAACCAACGCCGCCCACGGTGGTGCCCTGTTGAAGCTGCATACAGGCAGCGATGCGTTCGTGCGTCCCAGTATGGGCTCCTGGGTGACCTACGGCCTGGGAACGGAAAATCAGAATCTGCCCGGCTTCATCACCATCTGCCCGACACTCGCACATGGTGGTGTGAAAAACTGGAGCTCTGCCTTCCTGCCCGCTCCCTACCAGGGAACACCGCTGGGGAATGCGGCCGTCGCTGCAGAGAATGCACAGATCGAGTACATCAAGAACACGTTCCTCTCCCGCAAAGTACAGCGGAAGCAGGTGGAGTTCATGAACGAACTGAACCGGATGCACCAGGATCAGACCGGTCCCAACCAGGTCCTCGATGCCCGCATCGGCAGCTTCGAACTCGCCTTCCGCATGCAGGAAGAAGTCCCCCAGGTTCAGGATATCTCAGACGAGTCCGAAGCCACCCAGAAGATGTATGGACTGGATCAGAAAGAGACCGCCGACTTCGGTCGTCAGTGTCTGATGGCCCGTCGATTTGCAGAGCGGGGCGTCCGCTTCATTCAGGTTTCCCACAGTGACCAGAAAGTTCAGTGGGACCAGCACAGCAACCTGTATGAAGGGCATACGAAAAATGCGAAAGAGGTCGATCAGCCCATCGCAGCCCTGTTGAAAGACCTCAAGCAGCGTGGCCTGCTCAAGGATACCCTCGTGGTCTGGGGAGGCGAATTCGGCCGGACACCGACGGCCCAGGGGAAGAACGGCCGCGATCACAACCCCGAAGGCTTCACGATGTGGATGGCCGGTGGCGGCGTGAAAGCCGGCTTCCAGTACGGGGCGACCGATGAATTCGGATATTATGCCACCAAAGACAAAATGCACATTCACGATTTCCACGCGACAATGTTACACATTCTCGGCATGAATCATGAGCAGCTGACCTATCGCTATGCCGGTCGCGATTTCCGCCTGACCGATATTGCCGGTCATGTGGCACACGGCGTGCTGGCGTAA